From Chryseobacterium gallinarum, one genomic window encodes:
- a CDS encoding helix-turn-helix domain-containing protein: MEDQEVEIYNSISEYNKMANHETLHPLVSVIDFSQSDPVCQHKRKFGFYTVFLKDVMCGDMLYGKHSYDYQEGTLVFIAPGQTYGIYNKGKYVQPAGYALIFHPDLLKGTNLGKNIKDYNFFSYDVHEALHLSEKEREIILECFKNIKHELGQPIDKHSKSLMVNNIELFLNYCMRFYDRQFITRDHINQGLIGKFESLVDDYLKSEKPKSIGFPMVNYFAEKLNLSANYFGDLIKKELGISPQEFIHNKLIDVAKEQILEHGKSISEISYDLGFKYPQHFTRLFKTKVGISPSEYKTLN; this comes from the coding sequence ATGGAAGATCAGGAGGTTGAAATCTATAACAGCATCTCGGAATACAACAAAATGGCTAATCATGAAACACTTCACCCGTTGGTAAGTGTAATTGACTTTTCCCAATCAGATCCCGTTTGCCAGCACAAAAGGAAATTCGGTTTTTATACCGTTTTCCTGAAAGATGTAATGTGTGGTGACATGCTGTATGGGAAACATAGCTACGATTACCAGGAAGGTACATTGGTGTTTATTGCTCCCGGACAGACCTATGGTATCTATAACAAAGGAAAATATGTTCAACCGGCAGGCTACGCTCTGATTTTTCATCCTGATCTGCTGAAAGGAACAAATCTTGGGAAAAACATTAAAGATTATAATTTCTTTTCGTATGATGTTCATGAAGCCTTACACCTTTCAGAAAAAGAAAGAGAAATTATCCTGGAATGTTTTAAAAATATAAAGCATGAACTCGGACAGCCTATTGATAAACATAGTAAATCATTAATGGTCAATAATATTGAATTGTTTTTGAATTACTGTATGCGTTTTTACGACCGTCAGTTTATTACAAGAGATCATATCAATCAGGGGCTTATCGGTAAATTTGAAAGTCTGGTGGATGATTATCTCAAATCTGAAAAACCTAAAAGTATTGGTTTTCCCATGGTAAATTATTTCGCGGAAAAGCTGAACCTCTCGGCCAATTACTTCGGAGATCTCATAAAAAAAGAATTGGGTATTTCCCCGCAGGAATTCATTCACAATAAATTAATCGATGTCGCCAAAGAACAGATTCTGGAGCATGGAAAATCAATCAGTGAAATTTCTTATGATTTGGGCTTCAAATATCCGCAGCACTTTACAAGATTGTTCAAAACCAAGGTAGGTATTTCCCCGAGTGAATACAAAACTCTGAACTAA
- a CDS encoding cytidine deaminase family protein: MRKDLKEIAGQFAKSRMLNDFIEYGGVAAAIETAEGNVYTGISIDTACSMGFCAEHSAVAEMLKNGEHRIKAVVAVGNDGNAVPPCGRCRELMSQLSKENLNAVVEVKNGVFVTLKELMPYDWKEDLDRTW, translated from the coding sequence ATGAGAAAGGATTTAAAGGAAATAGCCGGTCAGTTTGCAAAATCCAGGATGCTGAATGATTTTATAGAATATGGAGGAGTAGCGGCTGCCATTGAAACTGCAGAAGGTAATGTATATACAGGAATCAGTATAGATACTGCCTGTTCAATGGGGTTTTGTGCAGAGCACAGTGCTGTGGCTGAAATGTTGAAAAATGGTGAACATCGTATTAAAGCAGTAGTAGCCGTAGGTAATGACGGGAATGCAGTTCCTCCTTGTGGAAGATGCAGGGAACTGATGAGTCAATTATCCAAAGAAAATCTTAATGCTGTAGTAGAAGTAAAAAACGGGGTCTTTGTCACTTTAAAAGAACTGATGCCATACGACTGGAAAGAAGATCTTGACAGAACATGGTAG
- a CDS encoding DUF5777 family beta-barrel protein, whose product MTKTLLFLSVFSSVFAFAQEDLLKDIDTIKTNTETSQPAFKALQIVTGQSTKLSAKKEWYIVVAHRFGDISTGFKDFFGLDNASTKLGVIYGITDAVSVSLSRETHMKTFEGAVKYRLVKQNENFPVDIVGYHVMGLNTALNKDTYPYLTFNDRLSYLTQALISRRFNEQFSLQLTPSFVHKNLYEPATEDKNQFLAGIGGRYKISKRVSVNAEYFVNFDDHSFYKNPLSLGVDIETGGHVFQLLFTNSQINSDIGYLTNATGRWGKGQIFFGFNLYRVF is encoded by the coding sequence ATGACAAAAACTCTCTTATTTTTGTCGGTATTTTCATCAGTTTTTGCCTTTGCACAGGAGGATTTGCTGAAAGATATCGACACTATTAAAACCAACACAGAAACTTCACAACCCGCATTCAAAGCCTTGCAGATCGTTACAGGGCAATCTACAAAACTATCTGCAAAAAAAGAATGGTATATTGTTGTTGCCCATCGTTTCGGAGATATTAGCACAGGCTTTAAAGACTTTTTTGGTCTGGACAATGCTTCTACCAAGCTCGGGGTTATTTATGGCATTACGGATGCCGTTTCTGTAAGCTTGTCGAGGGAGACCCATATGAAAACCTTTGAAGGCGCTGTAAAATACAGGCTGGTAAAGCAGAATGAGAATTTTCCGGTAGATATTGTAGGATATCATGTAATGGGTTTAAATACCGCCTTGAATAAAGATACCTATCCCTATCTTACATTCAACGATCGGCTTTCCTACCTGACACAGGCTTTGATTTCCAGAAGGTTTAACGAACAGTTTTCATTGCAGCTTACTCCGTCTTTTGTTCATAAAAATTTATACGAACCGGCAACCGAAGATAAAAACCAGTTTTTGGCCGGAATAGGCGGTCGATATAAAATTTCCAAAAGAGTCTCTGTAAATGCAGAATATTTTGTGAATTTTGATGATCATAGTTTCTATAAAAATCCTCTTTCTTTAGGAGTAGATATAGAAACAGGGGGACATGTTTTCCAGCTTTTATTTACGAATTCCCAGATCAATTCGGATATCGGGTATCTTACCAACGCCACCGGCAGATGGGGAAAAGGACAAATTTTCTTTGGGTTTAATCTTTACAGAGTTTTTTGA
- a CDS encoding T9SS type A sorting domain-containing protein, with product MKKILLTISMALATLAWAQFSSGTVSLPVTSMTVKLDTTPTGVTLTVTGDSNSMLGIGFGGNGVDSGGMAPGADGFIYNSATTRDYSFIGTTTPNADVSQDWTEVSNTISGTTRTIVATRSLSGGAGDFAIPNSAGTINIFYARRLGNQALGYHGPANRGYATLTMAASTLSTNEAAAGNKKVLLYPNPAKETIGFKNFDKIRSVDVFDATGRKVKSIRPDKEHINIEDLKSGTYYFEVLLKDGSLSYEKLIKE from the coding sequence ATGAAAAAAATTTTACTCACCATCAGTATGGCCCTCGCTACCCTTGCCTGGGCTCAGTTTTCGTCTGGAACAGTAAGCCTTCCGGTTACTTCCATGACGGTGAAATTGGATACCACTCCTACAGGAGTGACCCTTACAGTAACCGGCGACAGCAATTCTATGTTGGGAATCGGGTTTGGAGGAAATGGAGTGGACAGCGGAGGAATGGCTCCGGGAGCAGATGGGTTTATTTATAATTCTGCAACCACCAGAGATTATTCCTTTATAGGAACTACAACGCCCAATGCTGATGTTTCACAAGACTGGACAGAAGTATCCAATACTATATCAGGAACTACAAGGACTATTGTGGCCACAAGATCTCTTTCCGGTGGGGCGGGAGACTTTGCGATTCCCAATTCGGCAGGAACCATTAATATCTTTTATGCACGCAGGCTTGGAAATCAGGCTTTAGGATATCATGGACCAGCTAATAGAGGATATGCAACATTAACAATGGCAGCCAGTACTTTATCCACAAATGAAGCAGCTGCCGGAAACAAAAAAGTACTTCTTTATCCTAACCCGGCAAAAGAAACGATTGGCTTTAAAAATTTTGATAAAATAAGATCCGTTGATGTTTTTGATGCTACCGGAAGAAAAGTAAAATCAATAAGACCAGACAAAGAGCATATTAATATTGAAGATCTGAAGTCAGGAACTTATTATTTTGAGGTTTTGCTGAAAGACGGAAGTCTGTCTTATGAAAAACTGATTAAAGAATAA
- a CDS encoding carboxylesterase family protein, which produces MTSNHKGIHVFETGFGRIIALKENGIIKAKSIRYAHSKRFQRPVPAEASASDIVFPDKTPVCPQKLSALVEKMIGATPVENFEPDESTQYLSVSCPENSKENEKLPVVVWIHGGSHEIGCGDLPTSDPAEWIKEQHIIVVTVSYRLGLFGFLGGSESRPPNLGLFDIIEALKWVKSYIADFGGDPENITLLGQSSGGDAIAHLMISEGVEGLFHRVIIQSAPLGLRYKRQKMSAEFLQKTEILKDETDVFKMMEEYGKYVPSVIKYGLKAAMPFGIQYGYPPLCTEEESVEKWKQNAKKYDVLIGLNNDETAFYLKTSGALNKYFGKGLGLKIMDKTVEKTTNLIYGTPARIFAENYAGAGGNVYLFRIISRSEYNHIGAPHCIDLPLIFGNEAAWKSSEMVKNIPWKYIHENGRKLRALWAEFARTGKINDHSERPEILDIRKVGA; this is translated from the coding sequence ATGACATCAAATCATAAAGGAATCCATGTTTTTGAAACCGGTTTCGGAAGGATTATCGCCTTAAAAGAAAATGGTATCATCAAGGCCAAAAGTATTCGTTATGCCCATTCCAAAAGGTTTCAGAGGCCTGTTCCTGCAGAAGCTTCTGCATCAGATATTGTTTTTCCGGATAAAACCCCGGTTTGCCCGCAGAAATTAAGTGCTTTAGTGGAAAAAATGATCGGCGCAACGCCGGTTGAAAATTTTGAGCCCGACGAATCTACCCAATACCTTTCAGTAAGCTGTCCCGAAAATAGTAAAGAAAATGAAAAACTTCCGGTTGTTGTATGGATTCACGGAGGATCTCATGAAATAGGTTGTGGGGATCTGCCGACTTCCGATCCGGCGGAATGGATAAAAGAGCAGCATATTATTGTCGTTACGGTTTCCTATCGTTTAGGTCTGTTTGGATTTTTAGGAGGGAGTGAAAGCAGGCCCCCGAATCTTGGGCTATTCGATATCATTGAAGCTTTGAAGTGGGTAAAGTCTTACATTGCAGATTTTGGTGGCGATCCGGAAAATATTACGTTGCTGGGGCAGTCATCGGGAGGAGACGCTATTGCGCATTTAATGATATCGGAGGGGGTAGAAGGATTGTTTCATCGGGTCATTATCCAGAGTGCTCCTTTAGGATTGCGGTATAAAAGACAGAAAATGTCAGCTGAGTTTTTGCAAAAAACAGAGATCCTTAAAGATGAAACCGATGTCTTTAAAATGATGGAGGAGTATGGAAAATATGTACCTTCTGTTATAAAATACGGACTAAAAGCAGCAATGCCTTTCGGAATCCAATATGGATATCCCCCTTTATGTACAGAAGAAGAATCTGTGGAAAAGTGGAAACAGAATGCAAAAAAATATGATGTCCTGATTGGCCTGAATAATGATGAAACAGCATTTTACCTTAAAACATCCGGGGCATTGAATAAGTATTTCGGGAAGGGCTTAGGCTTGAAGATTATGGATAAGACGGTAGAAAAAACTACCAATCTCATCTATGGAACTCCTGCCAGAATATTTGCAGAAAATTATGCCGGGGCTGGAGGAAATGTCTATCTATTCAGAATCATTTCGCGGTCGGAATACAATCATATAGGAGCGCCTCATTGTATTGATCTCCCTTTGATTTTTGGGAATGAGGCTGCCTGGAAATCTTCTGAAATGGTGAAAAATATTCCCTGGAAGTATATTCATGAGAATGGAAGAAAATTAAGAGCACTTTGGGCAGAGTTTGCCAGAACGGGAAAAATAAATGATCATTCGGAAAGACCGGAAATTCTGGACATCCGGAAAGTCGGAGCCTAG
- a CDS encoding GNAT family N-acetyltransferase produces MEFKTLTHTTIDELLTVFNLSFSDYIVPFHLTKEMLISKMAAEKLDMDLSVGAFENGQLIGFILQAEKTENGEKVIYNGGTGVVPEGRGKGLVRKMYDFIIPVLKERNASVLLLEVIEGNQKAIRAYENLGFKIMRRLLCFNGIIHPEEEQASICIRELEDFQCEKFRSFWDIEPSWQGSAYVLDPVPEGFVTLGAYPGENLAGYVIYNPSAKKVHQIAVDPEHRRQGIGTQLFNAVRKRNEGQPVSLNNVDEISVSTSQFLSEKIGLTNWLSQFEMKKTI; encoded by the coding sequence ATGGAATTTAAAACTTTAACCCATACTACGATAGATGAGCTTTTAACGGTCTTTAATCTTTCATTTTCAGATTATATTGTTCCTTTCCATCTGACAAAAGAAATGCTCATCTCAAAAATGGCAGCGGAAAAATTAGATATGGATTTGTCAGTCGGTGCGTTTGAAAACGGACAGCTTATAGGTTTTATCCTTCAGGCTGAAAAGACTGAAAATGGTGAGAAAGTTATCTATAACGGAGGAACAGGAGTGGTTCCGGAAGGCAGAGGTAAAGGATTGGTAAGAAAAATGTATGATTTCATTATTCCGGTTTTGAAAGAAAGGAACGCAAGTGTACTGCTTCTGGAAGTTATTGAAGGAAATCAAAAAGCAATCAGGGCCTATGAAAATCTTGGCTTTAAGATTATGCGAAGGCTTCTTTGCTTTAATGGAATTATACATCCGGAGGAAGAGCAGGCTTCAATTTGTATACGGGAGCTGGAAGATTTCCAATGTGAAAAGTTCCGTTCGTTCTGGGATATTGAACCTTCCTGGCAAGGTTCTGCTTATGTGCTGGATCCCGTTCCGGAAGGGTTTGTCACTTTGGGGGCGTATCCGGGAGAAAACCTGGCAGGGTATGTTATTTATAATCCTTCAGCAAAAAAAGTGCATCAGATTGCCGTTGACCCGGAGCACCGTAGGCAAGGAATCGGGACACAATTATTTAACGCGGTCAGAAAAAGGAATGAAGGGCAGCCGGTTTCTTTGAATAATGTAGATGAGATCTCCGTAAGTACGAGTCAGTTCCTTAGCGAAAAAATAGGACTTACAAACTGGTTATCTCAGTTTGAGATGAAAAAGACAATTTGA
- a CDS encoding DUF3467 domain-containing protein, which translates to MDNNQNPQDGNINIELNEMVAAGIYANLALVNHSPSEFVVDFIQLMPGVQQAKVRSRVILAPLHAKRVLNALQQNIANYEQQFGEIKEVEPFVLGGNNVQA; encoded by the coding sequence ATGGACAACAATCAAAATCCACAAGACGGAAACATCAACATCGAATTAAACGAAATGGTAGCTGCTGGTATCTATGCTAACTTAGCATTAGTAAACCACTCTCCATCTGAATTTGTAGTAGACTTTATTCAGTTGATGCCGGGTGTTCAGCAAGCTAAAGTAAGATCAAGAGTTATTCTTGCTCCACTTCACGCGAAAAGAGTATTAAACGCTCTTCAGCAGAACATCGCTAACTACGAGCAGCAGTTCGGAGAAATCAAAGAAGTTGAACCTTTCGTATTAGGTGGAAACAACGTACAAGCTTAA
- a CDS encoding YceI family protein, producing MKKLIITGVFLFMAGYTSAQKYSSKTGKVTFEASVPLFEDIYARDDNNIVVFNADNGEMASVSSVKNFHFKTKLMEEHFNESYAETAKYPKTTFKGKIVNFDSTKLTANPQKYTIQGTLNFHGVDKAVTSTASVYAKDGKVYMQGGFVVKPADYKVTIPKMVTKKIAENVNVEYNYILTKQ from the coding sequence ATGAAAAAATTAATAATAACAGGTGTTTTTCTGTTTATGGCAGGTTACACCTCAGCTCAGAAATACAGTTCAAAAACCGGAAAAGTCACCTTTGAGGCCTCTGTGCCATTATTTGAAGATATTTATGCCCGGGATGACAATAATATTGTGGTCTTCAACGCAGATAACGGGGAAATGGCATCCGTTTCATCCGTTAAAAACTTTCACTTTAAAACAAAACTGATGGAAGAACATTTTAATGAAAGTTATGCCGAAACAGCAAAATATCCAAAAACCACCTTTAAAGGAAAAATCGTCAATTTTGATTCCACAAAACTTACTGCGAACCCTCAGAAATATACAATTCAGGGAACCCTCAATTTTCATGGTGTGGATAAAGCGGTCACTTCTACAGCTTCTGTTTATGCCAAAGACGGGAAAGTTTATATGCAGGGAGGATTTGTTGTGAAGCCTGCAGATTACAAAGTAACGATTCCTAAAATGGTAACTAAAAAAATTGCTGAAAATGTAAATGTGGAATATAACTATATCCTGACAAAACAATGA
- a CDS encoding NAD(P)-dependent alcohol dehydrogenase codes for MNTFTVKAYGAESTTADLKEMNIERREVTPKDVEIEILYCGVCHSDLHTARNDWGGTIYPAVPGHEIIGRITKIGSEVSKFKVGDLAGVGCIVDSCGHCESCQHDLEQYCLNGFTGTYNGHDKHSGGHTFGGYSQKVVVDAHHVLKVPENLDPAAVAPLLCAGITTWSPLRHWNVGPNSKVAVVGLGGLGHMAIKLAKGLGAEVTLFSRTPGKTEDAKQLGADHVIISTDEEQMKSVTGKFDVIIDTVPYVHDVNPYVATLNINGTHVLVGYLGGLEPILNTVPMIMGRKSVAGSVIGGIAETQELLDFCGEHNIVSEIEMIRMQEINEAYERMLKSDVRYRFVIDMKSL; via the coding sequence ATGAACACATTTACAGTAAAAGCTTATGGCGCTGAATCCACCACTGCAGACCTGAAAGAAATGAATATTGAAAGAAGAGAAGTCACTCCTAAAGATGTAGAAATAGAAATCCTGTATTGCGGGGTATGTCATTCTGATCTTCATACCGCAAGAAATGACTGGGGTGGAACTATCTACCCTGCTGTTCCGGGTCACGAAATTATCGGGAGAATAACAAAAATTGGAAGTGAGGTTTCCAAGTTTAAAGTGGGTGACCTTGCCGGGGTAGGATGTATTGTTGATTCCTGTGGGCATTGTGAAAGCTGTCAGCATGATCTTGAGCAATATTGCCTAAACGGGTTTACGGGAACGTATAACGGACATGATAAACATTCCGGAGGACATACTTTCGGTGGATATTCTCAAAAAGTAGTGGTAGATGCCCACCATGTCTTAAAGGTTCCTGAAAATCTTGACCCTGCTGCTGTAGCACCACTCCTTTGTGCCGGTATTACAACATGGTCTCCTTTGAGACACTGGAATGTAGGTCCAAACTCCAAAGTAGCTGTCGTAGGGTTAGGCGGATTAGGCCATATGGCCATTAAACTGGCTAAAGGACTTGGAGCTGAGGTAACTTTATTCTCAAGAACTCCCGGGAAAACGGAAGATGCCAAACAACTGGGAGCTGATCATGTAATCATTTCCACGGATGAGGAACAAATGAAATCGGTAACAGGGAAATTTGATGTGATTATTGATACCGTTCCTTATGTTCATGATGTTAATCCGTATGTAGCTACCCTGAATATTAACGGAACCCATGTTCTTGTCGGATATCTGGGTGGTCTGGAGCCAATACTTAATACAGTTCCCATGATTATGGGCAGAAAATCTGTAGCAGGCTCTGTCATCGGAGGTATTGCCGAGACTCAGGAATTACTGGATTTCTGTGGTGAGCACAATATTGTTTCGGAAATTGAAATGATCAGAATGCAGGAAATCAATGAAGCATACGAAAGAATGCTGAAAAGCGATGTAAGGTATCGTTTTGTGATAGATATGAAGTCTTTATAA
- a CDS encoding alkaline phosphatase family protein, translating to MKRGIHFLLLLVSFTVFAQQVNIDTAQVVISGRHNTAEAQSKPYVIMISTDGFRYDYAHKYNAENLLKFSDQGVKAEAMIPSYPSITFPNHWSLITGLYPSHHGLIDNFFYDYKRKEVYAMSNKKNAEDGSWYGGIPLWGLAEKNGMVSASLMWVGSASDAGGIRPSYYYPYHEKFTPSEKVEKVVNWLKLPDDQRPHFISLYFPEVDGSGHHYGPDSKETENAVHLIDHAIGDLVQKVNALGLKNVNFIFVSDHGMIKVDGGTPLEIPALLFDKNRFDFYNSQTLLRVYVKNPDEVKTVYKELKAHKTNDYDVYLDKRLPRYLHFATRDDQYNRIGQILLLPKAPKIFLEKGKKTSVGKHGYNPRVVPEMKATFYAWGPEFKNNQIISEFENVNVYPLVAEILGLKIEQPVDGKLKVLKGILKEKK from the coding sequence ATGAAGCGAGGAATACATTTTTTACTGCTGCTTGTCTCCTTTACGGTTTTTGCACAGCAGGTAAATATTGATACGGCTCAGGTAGTAATATCAGGTCGTCATAACACAGCTGAAGCCCAGTCAAAACCTTACGTAATCATGATTTCCACGGATGGTTTCCGTTATGATTATGCCCATAAATACAATGCTGAAAACCTTTTGAAATTTTCTGATCAGGGAGTAAAGGCTGAAGCAATGATCCCAAGCTATCCGAGTATTACATTTCCGAATCACTGGAGCCTGATTACCGGGCTTTATCCTTCTCATCATGGGTTAATTGATAATTTTTTCTACGATTACAAAAGGAAAGAAGTATATGCCATGAGCAATAAAAAAAATGCAGAAGACGGAAGCTGGTATGGAGGGATACCGCTTTGGGGGCTGGCTGAAAAGAATGGGATGGTTTCTGCTTCTTTAATGTGGGTAGGATCTGCCAGTGATGCCGGTGGAATAAGGCCATCTTACTATTATCCCTATCATGAAAAATTCACTCCTTCTGAAAAAGTGGAAAAAGTAGTGAACTGGCTAAAATTACCAGACGATCAAAGACCACACTTTATTTCTTTATATTTCCCGGAAGTGGACGGGAGCGGTCATCATTATGGACCGGATTCAAAAGAAACTGAAAATGCTGTCCACTTGATTGACCACGCAATTGGAGACCTTGTACAGAAAGTAAATGCATTAGGTTTGAAGAATGTCAATTTTATATTCGTTTCAGATCATGGAATGATCAAAGTAGATGGCGGAACGCCATTGGAAATTCCGGCCCTTCTTTTTGATAAAAACAGATTCGATTTTTATAATTCCCAAACGTTATTAAGAGTATATGTTAAAAATCCGGATGAGGTAAAAACCGTTTATAAAGAATTAAAAGCACATAAAACAAATGACTATGATGTTTATCTGGATAAAAGGTTGCCCCGGTATCTGCATTTTGCAACGAGAGATGATCAATATAACAGAATAGGACAGATCCTCCTGCTTCCAAAAGCTCCAAAGATATTTTTAGAGAAAGGAAAGAAAACATCTGTAGGAAAACATGGATACAATCCCCGGGTAGTTCCTGAAATGAAAGCTACTTTCTATGCCTGGGGACCTGAGTTTAAAAATAATCAGATCATCAGTGAATTTGAAAACGTGAATGTCTATCCGCTTGTTGCTGAAATTTTAGGTTTGAAAATCGAACAGCCTGTTGATGGAAAGCTAAAGGTTCTGAAAGGGATACTAAAAGAAAAGAAGTAA
- a CDS encoding ankyrin repeat domain-containing protein → MKNLILLLSMFLTSLLYAQEQTKTIFDVARNGTVDEVKGLMKQNPDIINQPNENGFSPLILACYRGNTEVAKFLIDHVKDVNYQSKEGTALAGLSVKYNKELTEALLRKNADPNIADATGYTPLFWAVKFGNKELVELLLSYKADKSKKDSMGMTPFEYALQTNNKEIINLLKN, encoded by the coding sequence ATGAAAAACCTGATCTTACTGCTGAGTATGTTTCTGACTTCGTTGTTATATGCTCAGGAACAAACAAAAACAATTTTTGATGTTGCCAGAAACGGAACGGTTGATGAAGTAAAAGGATTGATGAAACAGAATCCGGATATTATCAATCAACCAAATGAGAATGGTTTTTCACCTCTTATCCTGGCTTGTTACAGAGGCAATACAGAGGTTGCAAAATTTTTGATTGACCATGTAAAAGATGTGAATTATCAAAGTAAAGAAGGAACTGCACTGGCAGGACTTTCGGTAAAATACAATAAAGAGCTTACAGAAGCTTTGCTAAGAAAAAATGCCGACCCTAATATTGCAGATGCTACCGGTTATACTCCTTTATTCTGGGCCGTGAAATTTGGAAACAAAGAATTGGTGGAACTACTGCTTTCATATAAAGCAGATAAATCTAAAAAAGATTCAATGGGAATGACTCCTTTTGAATATGCATTGCAAACCAATAACAAAGAAATCATTAACCTCTTAAAAAATTGA
- a CDS encoding GrpB family protein → MKVTFEKYNPSWKIQFESIKNELEESIGFLNPEIEHIGSTSVEGLSAKPIIDIMIGVKDAEDLDKIPHLLQGQDYVYYEKYNKDMPYRRFFIKLINRPKNLGFPETIFKEEDIPEKLHDHSLRVAHIHAIPVSSEHWLRHIAFRDYLCTHARVKQEYQQLKEVLSKKEWYDGNDYNAGKDPFIKREERNAVQWYMEHHK, encoded by the coding sequence ATGAAAGTTACGTTTGAAAAATACAACCCTTCCTGGAAAATACAATTTGAATCCATTAAAAATGAATTGGAAGAAAGCATCGGTTTTTTGAATCCCGAAATTGAACATATCGGAAGCACATCCGTAGAAGGCTTATCTGCAAAACCTATCATAGATATTATGATCGGGGTAAAAGATGCGGAAGATCTGGATAAAATTCCACATTTATTACAAGGACAGGATTATGTTTATTATGAAAAATATAATAAAGATATGCCTTATCGCCGCTTTTTTATTAAACTTATAAACCGTCCCAAAAACTTAGGATTTCCTGAAACCATTTTCAAGGAAGAGGATATTCCTGAGAAGCTTCATGACCATAGTCTTCGTGTGGCCCATATTCATGCAATTCCTGTATCTTCTGAACATTGGCTTCGTCATATTGCCTTTAGAGATTATTTGTGTACCCATGCCCGTGTAAAGCAGGAATATCAACAGCTTAAAGAAGTTCTGAGCAAAAAAGAATGGTATGACGGTAATGATTATAATGCAGGCAAGGATCCGTTTATTAAAAGAGAAGAACGTAATGCGGTACAGTGGTATATGGAACATCACAAATAA
- a CDS encoding cupin domain-containing protein has protein sequence METFNTTIFPRGEKAPSEYFSGGTAWVQIIKLNENQLNCQIGNVTFEPGCRNNWHSHAGGQILIVTAGTGFYQEKGKPVQVLHPGDVVTILPEVIHWHGAAPDSGFTHIAINPNTQNGMVEWLEPVPDEHYHNVSI, from the coding sequence ATGGAAACTTTTAATACAACCATTTTTCCGAGAGGAGAAAAAGCTCCGTCAGAATATTTTTCAGGAGGAACTGCCTGGGTCCAGATTATTAAACTCAACGAAAACCAGCTCAACTGCCAGATCGGAAACGTCACTTTTGAACCGGGATGCAGAAATAACTGGCATTCTCATGCTGGCGGACAAATCTTGATTGTTACTGCAGGAACCGGTTTCTATCAGGAAAAAGGTAAACCTGTCCAGGTTTTACACCCGGGAGATGTTGTTACTATTCTTCCGGAAGTTATCCACTGGCATGGGGCCGCTCCGGACAGTGGGTTCACCCATATTGCAATCAATCCCAATACCCAGAATGGAATGGTTGAATGGCTGGAGCCTGTACCGGATGAGCACTATCACAATGTATCAATCTAA
- a CDS encoding Crp/Fnr family transcriptional regulator, which translates to MMSDPFIVQKFGFLGSGFSAELEKHAVIVNIKAKTEIIREGQKNKYVPFLTKGSIKVFTLNDGRELIYYYIKPSDSCLMTFSSIFTDYVSRVYAVAEEDSEALLIPVSVMHEWLIQFPEINKLFYHEYDRRFSEVMNMVNDAVFHKLDKRVLNYIKQQIALTGNHPIRITHREIANNLGTSREVVSRVLKKIESDGEIQQTKEGIKLAVNENVRLI; encoded by the coding sequence ATGATGAGTGATCCGTTTATTGTACAGAAATTTGGTTTTTTAGGCAGCGGTTTTTCAGCTGAACTTGAAAAACATGCGGTAATAGTCAATATAAAGGCCAAAACAGAAATTATAAGGGAAGGACAGAAAAATAAATATGTGCCCTTCCTCACGAAAGGTTCTATTAAAGTTTTTACCCTTAATGACGGCCGCGAGCTTATTTATTATTATATCAAACCGAGTGACAGCTGTCTTATGACCTTTTCTTCTATTTTCACAGATTATGTGAGCAGGGTATATGCTGTAGCAGAAGAAGACTCAGAAGCCCTGTTGATCCCTGTTTCTGTAATGCATGAATGGCTGATACAATTTCCGGAAATCAATAAATTATTTTATCATGAATATGACAGGCGCTTTTCCGAAGTCATGAATATGGTAAATGATGCCGTTTTCCACAAACTGGATAAAAGGGTTCTGAATTATATTAAACAACAAATTGCACTTACCGGAAATCATCCGATCAGAATAACCCATCGCGAAATTGCCAACAATCTTGGGACTTCAAGAGAAGTTGTAAGCAGGGTTTTAAAAAAAATTGAAAGCGATGGGGAAATTCAGCAAACAAAAGAAGGAATAAAACTGGCTGTAAATGAAAATGTTAGACTGATCTAA